One region of Mycolicibacterium rhodesiae NBB3 genomic DNA includes:
- a CDS encoding PaaI family thioesterase, producing MTETHELLTAAVRRLIDATIRTEVEADAIAAATDKIEAATAHLSDALIPGSFGVQATPDGRPIALGNVVIGQRNPVAPPLTINHSPDGTVHTDFVLGAAYEGPPGHVHGGVCALILDHVLGATAHQPGKPAVTGTLTLRYVRGTRLGQHLRAQAQVSRIEGTKTFAAGSITDADGVTVEAEGIFIHPRGTPQS from the coding sequence ATGACCGAAACTCACGAATTGCTGACCGCTGCCGTGCGGCGACTGATCGACGCCACCATCCGCACTGAAGTCGAGGCGGATGCGATCGCAGCCGCAACAGACAAGATCGAGGCGGCCACAGCCCACTTGAGTGACGCCCTGATACCGGGATCGTTCGGTGTCCAGGCCACCCCCGACGGCCGCCCAATTGCGCTGGGCAACGTGGTGATCGGACAACGAAATCCCGTTGCTCCACCGCTGACCATCAATCACAGCCCGGACGGCACGGTGCATACCGACTTCGTATTGGGCGCCGCATACGAGGGGCCGCCGGGCCATGTCCACGGCGGCGTGTGCGCGTTGATCCTCGACCACGTCCTCGGCGCCACCGCGCATCAACCCGGCAAGCCCGCGGTCACCGGCACCCTGACACTGCGCTACGTGCGCGGCACACGTCTTGGCCAACACCTCCGCGCGCAGGCGCAGGTGAGTCGGATCGAGGGGACGAAGACCTTCGCAGCCGGCAGCATCACCGACGCCGACGGCGTGACGGTTGAAGCGGAGGGCATTTTCATCCATCCGAGAGGCACGCCGCAGTCCTAG
- a CDS encoding SDR family NAD(P)-dependent oxidoreductase encodes MPLQRYLDRRVLITGGGSGIGQATVLRILDEGGRVAAADISESGLKDTVARAEANRDRLTTVVLDVSSEDSVKQGVAQAVEALGGLDALVNAAGILRSVHFLETTLADFEQVLRINLIGTFLMTREAIPALRTGTDPAVVNFSSTSAAFAHPYMSAYAASKGGIQAMTHTLALEFAKERIRFNSVQPGSISSGMTDGTGESKQSIGPGLPDDADFSLFGKIMPTLPVDGGGMFAKPDAVAAVVAMLASSDAYFVTGTEVRVDGGTHM; translated from the coding sequence ATGCCTCTTCAGCGCTACCTCGACCGCCGAGTCCTCATCACCGGCGGCGGCTCGGGCATCGGGCAGGCAACCGTCCTGCGGATCCTGGACGAAGGCGGCCGGGTGGCCGCGGCCGATATCAGCGAGTCCGGCTTGAAGGACACCGTCGCCAGGGCCGAGGCGAACCGCGATCGGCTGACGACGGTGGTCCTCGACGTCTCCAGCGAGGACTCCGTCAAGCAGGGCGTGGCCCAGGCCGTCGAGGCGCTCGGCGGTCTCGATGCGCTCGTCAACGCCGCGGGGATTCTGCGGTCGGTGCATTTCCTCGAGACGACGCTCGCCGATTTCGAGCAGGTGCTGCGGATCAACCTGATCGGCACCTTCCTGATGACGCGCGAGGCCATCCCCGCTTTGCGCACCGGGACGGACCCCGCGGTGGTCAACTTCAGCTCCACCTCAGCGGCCTTCGCGCATCCCTACATGTCGGCCTACGCGGCGTCCAAAGGAGGAATCCAGGCGATGACCCACACGCTCGCGCTTGAGTTCGCCAAGGAGCGGATCCGGTTCAACTCGGTTCAACCCGGCTCGATCTCGTCCGGAATGACCGATGGCACCGGCGAATCCAAACAGAGCATCGGTCCCGGACTGCCCGACGATGCCGACTTCTCGCTGTTCGGCAAGATCATGCCGACCCTGCCCGTGGACGGCGGAGGTATGTTCGCCAAGCCGGATGCGGTCGCCGCGGTGGTGGCGATGCTCGCCTCCTCGGATGCCTATTTCGTGACCGGCACCGAGGTGCGCGTCGACGGCGGAACGCACATGTAG
- a CDS encoding NAD(P)H-dependent amine dehydrogenase family protein → MTTLDRPLRVIQWTTGNIGKRSLHAIIGRDDMELVGVYAHGADKVGTDAAELAGWPEPTGVTATNDIDALIALRPDACCYNPLWPSIDELVRLLEAGVNVCSSAAWITGGKQTPEDQERIRKACEKGNSTIFGNGAHPGMTNMVGMVLSGSCERVDEIRITESVDCSTYESAGTQTAMGFSQDPDTPGLAESVRRESEVFAESAAMMADAIGAKLDKLTFDVTFTPATGDSDLGFMQIPEGTVGGVMGYHRGWVGEKNVVSVGFNWIMGRHVTPPKPLEHGHVVQVFGLPNMRTVLHCLPPKDWTEPGFMGLGMIYTAMPVTNAVPAVVAAEPGIVTLKDLPPITGRYAG, encoded by the coding sequence ATGACGACCCTCGACAGGCCCCTTCGCGTCATTCAGTGGACCACCGGCAACATCGGCAAACGGTCGCTGCACGCCATCATCGGCCGCGACGACATGGAACTGGTCGGCGTGTACGCCCACGGCGCCGACAAGGTGGGAACCGACGCCGCAGAACTCGCGGGTTGGCCCGAACCAACGGGTGTGACAGCCACCAACGACATCGACGCGCTCATCGCGCTGCGCCCCGACGCGTGCTGCTACAACCCGTTGTGGCCCAGCATCGACGAACTGGTTCGTCTGCTCGAAGCCGGTGTCAACGTCTGTTCGAGCGCCGCCTGGATCACCGGGGGGAAACAGACACCCGAGGATCAGGAACGCATCAGGAAGGCCTGCGAGAAGGGCAATTCCACCATCTTCGGCAACGGAGCCCACCCTGGCATGACGAACATGGTGGGTATGGTGCTGAGTGGTTCCTGCGAGCGGGTCGACGAGATCCGGATCACCGAATCGGTGGACTGCTCCACCTATGAGTCCGCGGGAACGCAGACAGCGATGGGCTTCTCCCAGGATCCCGACACCCCCGGTCTGGCCGAAAGTGTGCGACGCGAAAGCGAGGTGTTCGCCGAATCCGCCGCGATGATGGCGGACGCCATCGGCGCCAAGCTCGACAAGTTGACCTTCGACGTCACGTTCACCCCGGCCACCGGCGACAGCGATCTGGGCTTCATGCAGATCCCCGAGGGCACCGTCGGCGGTGTCATGGGCTACCACCGTGGGTGGGTGGGCGAGAAGAACGTCGTCAGTGTGGGATTCAACTGGATCATGGGGCGCCATGTCACCCCGCCCAAGCCCCTCGAGCACGGTCACGTCGTCCAGGTGTTCGGCCTGCCCAACATGCGCACCGTGCTGCACTGCCTGCCGCCCAAGGACTGGACCGAACCCGGGTTCATGGGTCTCGGCATGATCTACACCGCCATGCCTGTCACCAACGCCGTGCCCGCCGTCGTCGCCGCAGAACCTGGCATCGTGACGCTGAAGGACCTCCCGCCCATCACCGGGCGTTACGCGGGCTAG
- a CDS encoding DegV family protein — translation MSVIVVTDSSSRLHSDELKQWNIRQVPLHVLVDGSDLRDGVDDAPYDVHERPRATTSGAAPAALTETYAQALADSGGDGVVAVHISAALSSTFSTAVAAAREFGSSVRVVNSRTAAMGVGFVARAAAEAAMSGSDLEAVEAAARSAIPRTHAFIVVHRLENLRRSGRIGAAASWLGTALSLKPLLTLDVDGRLVLDQRIRTITKAHAAMVERVAEIVGERSARIAIHHVDNHDGADQMGAALTTRLPQIDSLTVADMGPVLSIHLGAGAIGVVVQTAD, via the coding sequence ATGTCCGTGATCGTCGTGACGGACTCGTCGTCCCGACTGCATTCAGATGAGTTGAAGCAGTGGAACATTCGTCAGGTGCCTTTGCACGTCCTCGTTGACGGCTCGGACCTTCGCGACGGTGTGGACGATGCGCCCTACGACGTTCACGAGCGGCCCCGCGCGACGACCTCGGGTGCCGCACCTGCCGCGCTGACCGAGACCTATGCGCAGGCGCTGGCCGACAGTGGGGGCGACGGCGTTGTCGCGGTCCACATCTCGGCGGCGTTGTCGAGCACCTTCAGCACGGCGGTGGCCGCCGCACGCGAGTTCGGATCGTCAGTACGCGTCGTGAACTCGCGCACTGCCGCGATGGGCGTCGGATTCGTCGCGCGCGCCGCTGCGGAGGCGGCGATGAGTGGATCCGATCTGGAAGCCGTTGAAGCTGCCGCTCGTTCGGCGATACCGCGCACCCACGCCTTCATCGTCGTGCACCGCCTGGAAAACCTCAGGCGCAGCGGGCGTATCGGCGCGGCGGCGTCATGGCTAGGCACGGCGCTGTCGCTCAAGCCGCTGCTGACGCTCGACGTGGACGGCCGTCTCGTGCTGGACCAACGAATCCGCACGATCACCAAGGCGCACGCGGCGATGGTCGAGCGCGTCGCCGAGATCGTCGGCGAGCGCAGCGCCCGAATCGCCATTCACCATGTCGACAACCACGACGGCGCCGACCAAATGGGCGCCGCGCTGACGACGCGCCTGCCGCAGATCGACTCGCTCACCGTCGCCGACATGGGCCCGGTGTTGTCGATCCACCTGGGCGCCGGCGCCATCGGAGTCGTCGTCCAGACCGCCGACTAG